The Epilithonimonas zeae genome contains a region encoding:
- a CDS encoding RagB/SusD family nutrient uptake outer membrane protein yields MKRIYITLIFSIFTLSSCVNDLDTSPIDPNIVTTDQVYSDPDNYKGVLAKCYAALCLSGQQGPTGDPDISNFDEGYSSFIRLAFYVQISTDEAIMGSQTNGLRQMATNTWDSNTAILNGYYARLYQIIGYANEFLRQTTDAKLQERGHTDASFKQQVAYFRAEARFLRAYSYWVLLDTFGKVPFVTDSDKLDPQFLPKQISRTDLYSYVENELKEIEAALPDTNEYGRVDKTAADFLLSRLYLNAQVYTNSPQWDKAAEYAEKVIQSHYSLAPKYLYNFLADNNTSPEIIWSLNLDGVQSKTYGGTTFFVLAQTGGTMLNYLNLGIAGGWGNIRLRPEFVNKFQTSDQNFVTTDPNAFTKNDSRALFFNIGHKKEIAALPGTFQDGYAFTKWRNVTKNGVAGSDAAYVDTDFPMFRLSEAYLTAAEANFRSGKSSEALNYINVVRNRAYNNGNGAITLSDLNLNFILDERSRELSWELLRRTDLIRFNRYTTADYLWSWKGNAQAGKEVDSKFNIYPLPSADITANPNLTQNDGY; encoded by the coding sequence ATGAAACGTATATATATAACCCTTATATTTTCTATTTTCACATTAAGCTCTTGTGTCAACGACCTGGATACATCTCCAATAGATCCCAATATCGTAACCACAGACCAGGTCTATTCTGATCCTGATAATTACAAAGGGGTGCTTGCAAAATGTTACGCAGCATTATGTCTCAGCGGGCAACAGGGACCGACTGGAGATCCGGATATCAGCAATTTTGATGAGGGTTACAGCTCATTTATCCGTTTGGCTTTTTATGTTCAGATATCAACAGATGAAGCAATAATGGGTTCCCAGACCAACGGATTGAGACAAATGGCGACCAACACTTGGGATTCCAACACGGCTATCCTGAATGGCTATTATGCCAGATTGTATCAGATTATCGGTTACGCCAATGAATTTCTAAGACAGACAACCGATGCCAAACTACAGGAGAGAGGACATACTGATGCCAGCTTCAAACAACAAGTTGCTTATTTCCGTGCCGAAGCTAGATTTCTAAGAGCTTATTCTTATTGGGTTTTGTTGGATACATTTGGTAAAGTTCCATTTGTGACAGATTCTGATAAATTAGACCCACAGTTTTTACCAAAACAGATATCAAGAACCGATCTCTATTCTTATGTAGAAAATGAACTTAAAGAAATTGAAGCTGCACTTCCTGATACTAATGAATATGGAAGAGTTGATAAAACAGCAGCTGACTTTTTATTGTCAAGACTTTATCTGAACGCACAAGTTTATACCAATTCACCACAATGGGATAAAGCCGCCGAATATGCTGAAAAAGTGATTCAAAGTCATTACAGCCTCGCTCCGAAATACCTTTATAATTTCCTCGCTGACAATAATACTTCTCCGGAAATCATTTGGTCTCTGAATTTGGATGGAGTACAGTCCAAAACCTACGGAGGAACTACATTCTTTGTTTTAGCGCAGACAGGAGGTACGATGCTAAATTACCTGAATCTGGGTATTGCCGGAGGCTGGGGAAATATACGTCTTCGTCCGGAATTTGTTAACAAGTTTCAAACGTCAGATCAGAATTTTGTGACCACAGACCCTAATGCATTTACAAAAAATGATAGCAGAGCTTTATTCTTCAACATTGGGCATAAGAAAGAAATTGCCGCACTTCCGGGAACTTTTCAGGATGGTTATGCTTTCACGAAATGGAGAAATGTAACCAAGAATGGAGTAGCAGGTTCTGATGCAGCCTATGTAGATACGGATTTCCCTATGTTCCGTCTTTCAGAAGCTTATCTTACCGCTGCCGAAGCAAACTTCAGATCCGGGAAATCCTCAGAAGCACTTAATTATATTAATGTCGTTAGGAACAGAGCGTATAATAATGGAAACGGAGCAATTACCCTTTCCGACCTGAACCTGAATTTTATTCTTGATGAAAGATCCAGAGAGTTATCGTGGGAATTATTAAGAAGAACCGATCTTATTCGTTTTAACAGGTATACTACAGCAGATTATCTATGGAGCTGGAAAGGTAATGCTCAGGCTGGGAAAGAAGTGGATTCCAAATTCAATATTTACCCGCTTCCATCAGCAGATATCACAGCCAATCCAAATTTGACACAGAATGACGGATATTAA
- a CDS encoding PAS domain-containing sensor histidine kinase gives MDLFNHLENNQALFNAIVTSSNDAIVSKTLDGIITSWNPAAEKMFGYLQTEAVGKHISLIIPEDRLSEEDYIIGQIKAGKKVDHFETIRKTKNGQNFPISVTVSPVVDKEGNIIGASKIARDISDRHIAQQEKAELLEKLKELNIRKDEFIALASHELRTPLTSMDAYLQILKRYIDDEKVKVFLEKALAQSKKLNHLISDLLDVSKIESGKLVLRIEKFDIHQLVEDTIDLISKANEFFEITLHSEIDSIQIEGDHYKIEQVITNLLTNAIRYSAGSKQIDVFIKAENGIAIIGVKDYGAGIDSNHFEDIFSRFYQVHQSNNVSGLGLGLYLCKQIISQHWGKIWVESELKKGSTFWIELPVSQC, from the coding sequence ATGGATTTGTTTAATCATTTAGAAAATAATCAGGCATTGTTTAATGCAATTGTAACGTCCAGCAATGATGCAATTGTAAGTAAAACACTTGATGGGATTATAACAAGCTGGAATCCTGCAGCAGAAAAAATGTTTGGTTATTTGCAGACAGAGGCTGTGGGAAAACATATTTCTTTAATTATTCCGGAGGATAGATTAAGTGAGGAGGATTATATTATTGGACAAATAAAAGCTGGTAAAAAAGTTGATCATTTTGAAACCATTAGAAAAACCAAAAATGGTCAGAACTTTCCCATTTCTGTAACAGTATCTCCGGTTGTTGATAAAGAGGGCAATATCATTGGAGCATCAAAGATTGCTCGTGATATTAGTGATCGCCATATTGCCCAACAAGAAAAAGCAGAGCTTCTTGAAAAATTAAAAGAACTCAATATCCGGAAAGATGAGTTTATAGCTTTGGCAAGTCATGAATTGAGGACTCCGCTGACAAGTATGGATGCTTATCTGCAGATCTTAAAGAGGTATATTGATGATGAGAAAGTAAAAGTATTTTTAGAAAAAGCGTTGGCACAATCGAAAAAATTGAATCATCTTATTTCTGATCTTTTAGACGTTTCCAAAATTGAATCAGGCAAACTAGTTCTGCGAATTGAGAAATTCGACATTCATCAATTGGTTGAAGATACGATTGACCTCATCAGCAAGGCTAACGAGTTTTTTGAGATTACTTTACATTCTGAGATAGATTCTATTCAAATTGAAGGAGATCATTATAAGATTGAGCAAGTTATTACCAATCTATTGACCAATGCAATACGATATTCAGCTGGAAGTAAGCAAATTGATGTTTTTATCAAAGCAGAAAATGGGATCGCAATTATTGGTGTAAAAGATTACGGCGCTGGGATTGATTCTAACCATTTCGAAGATATTTTTTCAAGGTTCTATCAGGTTCATCAGTCCAATAATGTTTCAGGATTAGGGTTAGGACTTTATTTATGCAAGCAGATTATTTCTCAGCATTGGGGGAAAATATGGGTAGAAAGTGAACTGAAAAAGGGGAGTACATTCTGGATAGAATTACCAGTTAGTCAATGTTGA
- a CDS encoding CinA family protein, producing MNFSTILLERISYHLLRRGETISICESATSGALQLAFSQMPDAQNFYKGGLTIFTNNQLKLLNINHNDKDQIFVSRKGAEELSIEIGKQFSSDWAIAITGCIIPTEEYNNQIFAHYSISYKNVIIRSDKIELHPLTKAWDAQKYFAEYVLTCLRCELKHEHITKDRTYA from the coding sequence ATGAATTTTTCAACTATTTTATTGGAGCGTATTAGCTATCATCTTCTAAGAAGAGGAGAAACAATATCCATTTGCGAAAGTGCAACTTCAGGAGCATTGCAGTTAGCTTTCTCACAAATGCCCGATGCACAAAATTTTTATAAGGGTGGTCTTACTATTTTCACAAATAATCAATTAAAACTGCTTAATATCAATCACAATGATAAAGACCAAATCTTCGTATCCCGTAAAGGAGCAGAAGAACTATCTATAGAGATTGGAAAACAGTTTTCTTCAGATTGGGCAATCGCAATAACAGGTTGTATCATACCAACAGAAGAATATAATAACCAAATTTTTGCTCATTACAGTATCTCATACAAAAACGTAATCATCCGTAGTGATAAGATTGAATTACATCCTCTGACAAAGGCTTGGGATGCACAAAAGTACTTTGCAGAATATGTTTTGACGTGTTTAAGATGTGAATTGAAACACGAGCATATAACTAAAGACAGAACATACGCTTAA
- a CDS encoding alpha-amylase family glycosyl hydrolase, whose product MEQANDKRYQPKSYVEITTPEWVKNATLYELNIRQFSEEGTFAAVERELPRLKKLGIDIIWLMPIHPIGKVHRKGNLGSYYSVRNYLEVNPEFGTEEDFKKLVKAIHDEGMFVILDWVANHTSWDNNLVEEHPEWYRKSRKDTFQSTRWRDYDDIIELDYSHPELRQYMTNALKYWVKDFDIDGYRCDIASFVPIDFWENARAELDILKPVFMLAEAEDKDLHRRAFDSTYNWTLWNILHQIATNHYSVKTLSEAYLAEHVSIFPKKGIRMNFIDNHDKNSWEGTPYINFGEALKAVTVFTFLMDGIPLVYNGQEAGIDHSLAFFEKDPIPWQKHDNEKLYSTLFSLKHQNQALWNGQYGGEIVRIMNDKMDNVISFVREKNGDKVLVFINLSKDTVVAQFDTSFDKGNYVNLFSNSELQVDETLVIEMAPWDYVVLHHTNSR is encoded by the coding sequence ATGGAACAAGCCAACGATAAACGATACCAACCCAAATCTTATGTTGAAATCACTACACCCGAATGGGTAAAAAATGCAACACTTTATGAACTTAATATCAGACAATTTTCTGAGGAAGGTACATTTGCAGCAGTTGAAAGAGAGTTGCCTCGACTTAAGAAATTGGGAATCGATATTATTTGGTTGATGCCGATCCACCCAATTGGTAAAGTTCATAGAAAAGGTAATCTCGGAAGTTATTATTCTGTGCGTAATTATCTTGAAGTTAATCCCGAATTTGGTACAGAAGAAGATTTCAAAAAACTGGTAAAAGCCATTCACGATGAGGGAATGTTTGTTATTTTGGATTGGGTCGCGAATCATACAAGTTGGGATAACAATCTTGTAGAAGAACATCCGGAATGGTACAGAAAGTCGAGAAAAGATACTTTTCAGTCCACAAGATGGCGGGATTATGATGATATTATTGAATTGGATTACAGCCATCCAGAACTTCGACAATATATGACCAATGCCTTAAAATATTGGGTGAAAGATTTTGATATCGATGGCTACCGTTGTGATATTGCGAGTTTTGTCCCGATAGATTTTTGGGAGAACGCCAGAGCGGAATTGGATATTCTGAAACCTGTATTTATGCTGGCTGAGGCGGAAGATAAAGATTTGCACAGAAGAGCATTTGATTCGACTTACAATTGGACTTTATGGAATATCCTTCATCAGATTGCTACCAATCATTATAGTGTAAAAACATTAAGTGAAGCTTACTTAGCAGAACACGTTTCCATATTTCCCAAGAAGGGCATACGAATGAATTTTATAGACAATCACGATAAAAATTCTTGGGAAGGAACGCCTTATATCAATTTTGGAGAAGCATTGAAAGCTGTAACAGTATTCACTTTTTTGATGGACGGGATTCCACTGGTTTATAACGGTCAGGAAGCTGGAATAGATCACTCATTGGCATTCTTTGAAAAAGATCCAATCCCGTGGCAGAAGCACGACAATGAAAAGCTTTACTCTACTCTATTCTCTTTAAAACATCAAAACCAAGCCTTATGGAACGGACAATATGGTGGCGAAATTGTACGAATTATGAATGATAAGATGGATAATGTAATTTCATTTGTTCGTGAGAAAAATGGCGATAAAGTATTAGTATTTATTAATCTAAGTAAAGATACAGTCGTTGCACAGTTCGATACTTCCTTTGATAAAGGCAATTATGTGAACCTTTTTTCCAATTCAGAACTACAAGTGGATGAAACACTTGTTATCGAAATGGCACCGTGGGATTATGTTGTTCTGCATCATACAAATTCAAGATAA
- a CDS encoding glycosyltransferase family 32 protein produces the protein MIPKKIHYCWFGGQPKDELAEHCIATWKKIHPDYEIIEWNESNAPIEDNNYVKEAFAQKKWAFVSDYVRSKVMYEHGGIYMDTDMELKLPLDEFLTEKAVCGFEVKGVPYSAFWMAEPKHQLSKDFVDYYNKQKGFEERINTDIFSEMLEKDYGANRYSDTIQKLNHGVTLYPSVYFSQDLPKNYVSHHFNGSWFGGDEENTHKKMVNVYGLLERLTTYPGAAKAVKSIIDEHKTINVDDLLDLIPTDHITTYVQKKVYGDEN, from the coding sequence ATGATACCAAAAAAGATTCACTACTGCTGGTTTGGAGGCCAGCCCAAAGACGAATTAGCCGAACATTGTATAGCAACTTGGAAAAAAATCCATCCCGATTACGAGATTATCGAATGGAATGAAAGCAATGCGCCGATAGAAGATAATAATTATGTTAAAGAAGCTTTTGCACAGAAAAAATGGGCATTTGTTTCCGATTATGTCCGGTCAAAAGTGATGTATGAACACGGCGGAATCTATATGGACACCGATATGGAACTCAAGCTTCCTCTGGATGAATTCCTAACTGAAAAAGCAGTCTGCGGTTTTGAGGTTAAAGGTGTGCCTTATTCAGCATTTTGGATGGCTGAACCGAAACATCAATTATCAAAGGACTTTGTGGATTATTATAATAAACAAAAGGGTTTTGAAGAACGCATTAATACCGATATTTTCTCGGAAATGCTGGAGAAAGATTACGGAGCAAATCGTTATAGTGATACGATTCAGAAATTAAATCACGGTGTTACATTATATCCATCGGTATATTTTTCACAAGATCTACCTAAAAATTATGTTAGCCATCATTTTAATGGGTCTTGGTTTGGCGGTGATGAAGAAAATACACATAAAAAGATGGTTAATGTTTATGGTTTGCTAGAGAGACTAACCACTTATCCAGGAGCAGCTAAAGCTGTAAAGAGTATTATTGATGAGCATAAAACGATTAATGTGGATGATTTACTAGATTTAATTCCGACGGATCATATAACAACGTACGTTCAGAAAAAAGTCTATGGTGATGAAAATTAA
- a CDS encoding LamG-like jellyroll fold domain-containing protein, whose amino-acid sequence MKEKILPIKQVLKLFILCGTISTTIDLNAQTLAFPEATGFGRYATGARGSANPEIYLVTNLNDSGPGSFRDAVSKEGRFVIFKVGGIINTKSQIVIAKNTTIAGQTAPGEGIVLLGSRVTFTGASNTIARYVRIRFGSTTQGQDTSGLANGSNMIFDHMSFTWGTDEVFSINWDNKGDSPDNITIQNSIIGQGLHRHNHSAGGLMQPSGGKISLIGNLYICNKTRNNKVKGINEFVNNIVYNWGNYSNTYGHTESGDAYIMGGDSAGTSDVNIINNYFIGGPNTSNTVTTPFNRGNDNFSLYGSGNYFDNNKDGILNGTLVPSDLTGFPTGDINSIKSEPYDYPMKNPTLTAQQAYDKAILNVGASYPRRDQVENLMISDLQSKGTTATYVYVQSDLTSQFGFTNGGAGHVYGAPAPLDTDNDGMPDAWEDANGLDKYTPDALNVSTTNAPYLNIEVYINSLPNQTPPDFIIPPTNLNFTNVATTEVPPASSFTVNWSDNSTNETNYILERSTDGTNFSEIATLGANIVSYNETGLTPNTQYYYRVKATNATESSVYTSIASITTPPIPSAPTKATNPAPTNGSNNVELTSGNLTLKWAGSTNTTKYSVYLGTNSSTLSKVADVNYSTSPSYQLTGLSPATTYYWRIDASNEKGTATGDVWNFHTLTPTLVGHWPFKEAPFEGEKIADVTDYENDGILDVAYDNSNVRIQGKENYALDLATSPSNIYIASVPNQDHIFFDKNSFTVSFWMKAPASMIPSSSSTSLYVLCKGSFTKNTTTGATGKRYNIEIKGGQLRFAIDDDITKKEITSPIANYFTGDWVNVVIMRDIVAHKMRIYTNGVLSAEGDETAVTGIGEVSDLIIGNIGEFELMSTTAPAPYKGAFDELKMFNYALSLSEVQALYSQATLSTDKFISKKGIIYPNPVKDQISIQLPDYKKSNLTATLRDMSGKIILNEKINSKEKGIFTLNIANKKTAGIYILNVSGENLNRNFKVIME is encoded by the coding sequence ATGAAAGAAAAAATTCTACCTATTAAGCAAGTGCTTAAACTATTTATTCTTTGCGGAACTATTTCGACAACCATTGATCTTAATGCGCAAACATTAGCCTTTCCGGAAGCGACCGGTTTTGGAAGATATGCAACAGGAGCAAGAGGCTCTGCCAATCCTGAGATTTACTTAGTAACCAATCTGAACGATAGCGGACCTGGTTCTTTCCGTGATGCAGTGAGTAAAGAAGGACGATTTGTGATATTCAAAGTTGGAGGTATCATCAATACTAAATCCCAAATTGTCATTGCAAAAAATACGACTATTGCTGGACAAACTGCGCCTGGAGAAGGCATTGTTCTTCTTGGTTCCAGAGTTACATTTACAGGAGCAAGTAATACGATTGCCCGATATGTACGAATCCGTTTTGGAAGCACAACTCAAGGTCAAGATACATCAGGTCTTGCTAATGGTTCAAATATGATTTTCGACCATATGTCTTTCACTTGGGGAACGGACGAAGTTTTCTCTATCAATTGGGATAACAAAGGCGATAGTCCTGATAATATCACGATTCAGAATTCTATTATTGGTCAAGGTCTGCATCGTCACAATCACTCGGCTGGAGGATTGATGCAACCTTCCGGTGGAAAAATCAGTTTAATCGGAAACTTGTATATCTGCAACAAAACCCGAAACAATAAAGTAAAAGGAATCAACGAATTCGTCAATAACATTGTTTATAACTGGGGAAATTATAGTAATACTTATGGGCATACAGAATCGGGTGACGCTTATATTATGGGCGGAGATTCGGCTGGAACTTCGGATGTGAATATCATTAATAATTATTTTATTGGCGGACCAAATACAAGTAATACTGTTACAACACCTTTCAACAGAGGAAATGACAATTTTTCTTTGTATGGTTCTGGAAATTATTTTGATAATAACAAAGACGGAATCCTGAACGGAACTTTAGTACCTTCGGATTTGACAGGTTTTCCTACGGGCGATATTAATTCCATCAAATCAGAGCCTTATGATTATCCAATGAAAAATCCGACTTTAACAGCTCAACAAGCTTATGACAAAGCGATTTTGAATGTTGGTGCATCCTATCCGAGACGTGACCAAGTCGAGAATCTGATGATTTCTGATTTGCAGTCAAAAGGAACAACGGCGACTTATGTTTATGTTCAGTCTGACCTTACTTCTCAATTTGGTTTTACAAATGGTGGTGCAGGACACGTTTATGGTGCGCCAGCTCCTTTGGATACAGATAATGACGGAATGCCAGATGCTTGGGAAGATGCAAACGGATTAGACAAATATACTCCAGATGCTTTGAATGTAAGCACTACAAATGCTCCATATCTAAATATTGAAGTTTATATCAACAGCTTACCCAATCAAACCCCGCCAGATTTTATTATTCCCCCGACAAATCTTAATTTCACGAATGTCGCGACAACAGAAGTTCCACCGGCAAGCTCTTTTACAGTCAATTGGAGCGATAATTCAACTAACGAAACCAACTATATTTTGGAACGTTCAACAGATGGAACTAATTTCTCAGAAATAGCAACATTGGGAGCCAATATTGTAAGTTATAATGAAACGGGTTTGACTCCAAATACTCAATATTATTATAGAGTTAAAGCTACTAATGCAACGGAATCTTCAGTTTATACTTCTATTGCATCTATTACCACTCCACCAATTCCATCAGCTCCGACGAAAGCCACAAATCCTGCTCCAACAAACGGAAGTAACAATGTAGAATTGACCAGCGGAAATCTGACATTGAAATGGGCAGGAAGTACAAATACAACAAAATACTCAGTTTATCTTGGAACTAATTCATCAACCTTAAGTAAAGTTGCAGATGTTAATTATTCAACTTCGCCATCTTATCAATTGACCGGATTGAGTCCTGCAACGACTTATTATTGGAGAATAGATGCTTCAAATGAAAAAGGAACTGCAACCGGTGATGTTTGGAATTTTCATACTTTAACTCCTACTCTTGTTGGACATTGGCCTTTCAAAGAGGCGCCTTTTGAAGGAGAAAAAATTGCAGATGTAACCGATTATGAAAATGACGGAATATTGGACGTAGCTTACGACAATTCTAACGTCAGAATCCAAGGAAAGGAAAATTACGCCCTTGATTTGGCAACTTCTCCGAGCAATATATACATTGCAAGTGTTCCTAATCAAGACCATATCTTCTTTGACAAAAACTCATTCACTGTTTCTTTTTGGATGAAAGCTCCAGCAAGTATGATTCCTTCTTCATCATCGACAAGTCTTTATGTTTTATGCAAAGGTTCATTTACGAAAAATACAACAACCGGAGCGACAGGAAAACGTTACAATATTGAGATAAAAGGCGGACAATTACGTTTTGCCATCGATGATGATATAACCAAAAAAGAGATTACTTCTCCGATTGCCAATTATTTCACAGGAGATTGGGTAAATGTTGTAATAATGAGAGACATTGTTGCGCATAAAATGAGAATTTATACTAATGGAGTTTTAAGTGCGGAAGGCGATGAAACTGCTGTTACTGGAATTGGTGAAGTCAGTGATTTGATTATTGGAAACATTGGTGAATTTGAATTAATGTCAACCACAGCTCCAGCTCCTTACAAAGGTGCATTTGATGAGTTGAAAATGTTCAATTATGCTTTATCACTTTCGGAGGTACAAGCTTTGTACAGTCAAGCTACATTAAGCACGGATAAATTTATTTCTAAAAAAGGAATCATCTATCCTAATCCTGTGAAAGACCAAATCTCAATACAACTCCCTGATTACAAAAAATCTAATTTGACTGCAACACTAAGAGATATGTCAGGAAAAATTATCCTTAATGAAAAAATTAATTCTAAGGAAAAAGGAATTTTCACTTTAAATATTGCTAATAAAAAAACTGCTGGAATTTATATCTTAAATGTTTCTGGAGAAAATCTGAATCGGAATTTTAAGGTTATTATGGAGTAA